Part of the Haloarcula laminariae genome is shown below.
CGACTCGTCTATATATGTGTATGACTGATATGTTCGCCACAGCCGACCAGGAGGACCTCGCGTTCGGGATGACGGTGTACGACGAGTCGGGCGAGGAGCTCGGGACCATCCGGGGGTTCGACAAGCACGGGTTCTACGTCTCCGTCGAGGACGGCATCCAGTCGCTGACCGACGACCACCGCACCACCGGTGCCGCCGGCGAGGCCGAACTGATGTGGCGCTGCTGGGAGTGTGGCGCTATGGGCGAGATAGACGAGGATATCCCCGAGACCTGTCCCGATTGTGGCGCCCCCAAAGAGGAGATATACTACTGGACCGAGGACTGACCGGCGGCGAACTGCGGCCTCGGCCCCGCGGGGCCTACTCCACTTGCTCGATGCGCTCCGCGTCGACCGCCGCCCGAACCCGCGATACGGCGTCGGACGGGAGCGCGAACCGCAGCCGCTCGTCACGCCACTCGGCGACAGCGACGCCGTCTGCGTCCCGCACGAGGGCACGCTCGACGTCTTCGAACAGCTCCGCCAGGGCGTCGAAGGTCTCGCCCGTGAGCGGGACGGTTCCGGCGGTCGTGCCTGCGTCGACGGTCACGTCGGGATACCCCGACAGCGCTTCGAGGGCCTCGCGCCGCGGCCCGATTACGTCCGTCTGTCGGCCGATACGGAGCTTGACGGTCGCCGTCTCTGGTTGCCGTGGCGTCGCGTCCAGCGCGGCCGCGAGCCCGTCCAGTCCGGCCGACAGGTCGGTGGCCGGGGGACGCAGCCGGTAGGACGGTTCGCGCTCGGGCCACGTCGGCGTCTGCTCGGTCATACGCACCGTTTGCCGCGGGCGCTGTTGTGCGTGGTGGTTCCGACCGGCCGCTTTTGTAGCCCGCTGTCCTCCCCTCGGACATGGACATCGCCGTCGTCGGCGCCGGGAGCCTGGGGAGCCTGCTGGGCGGGCTGCTCGCCCGCGAGCACGACGTGACGCTGGTCGGCCGGGACCCACACATGCAGCGGGTCGCGGCCGAGGGGCTCCGCGTCGCGGGCGTCGAGCAGTTCCGCGTCACGCCGGCGGCTCGAACCGACGTACCCGACAGCGCCGACCTCGCCGTCGTCGCCGTGAAGAGCCACGACACCGCCGCCGTCGCCGACCAGCTCGCCGGCTGCGAACTCGGCGCGTGCCTCTCCGTTCAGAACGGGATGGGCAACGAGGCGACGCTCGCGGCCGCGCTGGACTGTCCGGTGCTTGCGGGCACCTGCACCTACGGTGCTCGACTCGACGAGCCCGGAACCGTCGCGTTCACCGGTCGGGGAGAGGTGGTGCTCGGGCCGCCAGCTGGCGGGCGTTCCGAGACGGCCGAGCGGGTCGGCGCGGCGTTCGGGGGAGCCGGCGTCGAGACGACCGTCGCGGCGGACATGCCCAGCCGGCTGTGGGCGAAACTGGCGGTCAACGCCGCTATCAACGCCGCGACGGCGCTGGCCCGCGTGGAAAACGGCGCGCTCGCCGACGGGCCGGGCGCCGCCCTCGCGGCCGACGCCGCCCGCGAGACCGCCCGCGTCGCCCGCGAACAGGGGGTCGACCTTGCCGACGAGCGCGCCGTCGAGCTGACCCGACAGGTCGTCCGGGACACCGCGGCGAACCGCTCGTCGATGCTGCAGGACGTCGAGGCCGGGCGGGCGACCGAAATCGACGCGATAAACGGCTACGTCGTGGCCGCGGCCGACGGGCCGGTGCCGGTCAACGAGACGCTGACGCGGCTGGTCCGGACGCGGGAGCGGGCCGACTAGTTGCGCCGGAGGACGTACAGCGCCGCCACGCCGCCCAGTACCAGCGCGAACAGGTAGCTGGCCACGCGATAGAGGATGGCGATGACGGCCGCGTCGGTCCCGCCGACGGCGGTCAGGGCCACGACCAGCACGACGAGGGCCGTCTCGACGGCCCCGGAGCCGCCGGGGGAGGGGACCAGCCCGGCCAGCGTCGAGGCCGGAACGATGAAGAAGACGAGCAACAGCGGCAGTTCGGCGCCGACGGCCTGGGCCGAGAAGTACAGCGGCAGAGCGAAGAAGACCCAGCCGATGTAGGAGACGCTCAGCGCCTTCGCCAGCGCCCGGCGGTCCCGCGCGATGCGCTCGAAGGCGCTCTCGGTCTCGCGGATCCGCTCGCGGAGCCCGTCGAGGCTGAACACCGGCAGCCGTCCGACCAGCGGCGCGGCGGCCCGGAGTATCGCGGCCCGGAGCCGGTCGCGATAGCGCCACCCGACGGCGGTGACCAGCGGGACGCCCACCGAGAGGACGACCAGCCCGCCCGCAAGCGGTTCGATGGCCGCGGGGAGCGAACTCCCGTACAGCAGCGCCGCGAAGCCGACCCCGGAGAAAGTGACAAAGGGGAACAGGTTCAGGAGATCCGCGGTGACGACGCTGGCGAGGCTGTCCTGGTAGCTCGCGTCCGTGTCCCGCGAGAGGACGTAGGCGATGAAGGGCTCGCCGCCGGCCTGGCCCAGCGGGGTAACGTAGTTGGCGAAGGTCGCCGCGTAGTAGGTCACGACGAGCTTCGGGAACGACTCCTCGATGCCCGCCACGCCCAGCACGATTTGCCAGGCTTTCCCCCACGCGGTGAGGCAGACGGCCGTCGAGAGACAGGCCAGCGCCAGCCAGCCGAGGTCGGCGCGGCGGAGCCCAGCGAGCACGCCCTCGGTGCCGACGAAGTCGACCAGCAGGGCGAGTACGCCGCCCGCGACCAGAAACCCCAGGAGTATCTGGGCGACGGTCCTGCGGTCGAGCAAGTCCAGGGCCGAGCTGTCCGAGCTCACGCTATTCGAGGTAACCCAGGTCCTGTAGTCTGTCTTTCGTCTCGCCGTCCATCCCGGAGAGCACGTCGCCGTCGGCGCCGTCGGCCTCGTCGGGCCAGGTCGCCCCGACTGCGTCGACGAACTCGAACAGCGCCCGCCGCAGGTGTTCGGGCTCGTCGTCGGTGCCGACGAGGTTCTCGGTCTCGCCGGGGTCCCGGCCCACGTGGTAGGCCTCGTCCGGGATGCGCGTGCAGTGGATGTACTTCTCCTCGGTGGTCCGCGCGGCGCCCATCCGGGAGTAAAAGCGGGACTGCTCGTCCAGTTCGATGCCGGCCCCGCTGGCTTTCCCCTCCAGCTGCCGGAGTTCGACGACGGGCTGGTGGTACTCGACGAAGCCGACGTCGCCGCGGGGTACGCCGCCCGTCTCCTCGGCGAAGTCCCGGTAGTCAGCCGACAGCAGCGAGCGGGCCGACTGCAGGGGCTCGCCCCGGCCCTCGGCGCCCGCCGCGTCAAGAACAGTGTGATAGAGGTCCACGAGTTCGACGGTCGTCTCGTCGTCCCGCTCCGGCTCTATGTCGGGGTGTTTGACCATCAGCGGGACGTTCACCAGCGGGTCGTAGATGCCGAACTCGTGGCCGTAGAGGCCGTGTTCGCCGAACAGCTCGCCGTGGTCGGCACAGACGACGACGGTGGTGTCCTCCCACTGGCCGGTCTCCTTGAGATGCGAGAACAGCCGGTCGAGCTGGTCGTCGATGTGGGCCAGCTCGGCGTCGTAGAGCCCCCGGATGTCGTCCCACTCGTCGTCGTCGATGTCGCGGGCGCCGCAGTTGAACTCCTTGGAGTTCTGGCACACCTCCGTGGGGTCGACGCCGGGGGCGAACCGCTCGGCGTACTCCTCGGGCGGGTGATAGGGGAGGTGGGCGTCCATCAGGTTGATGAAGGCGAAGAAGTCGTCGCTCTCGTCGACGAAGTCGATGGTCTTGTCGATGACCTGCGGGGTTTTCGTGTCGCCGCCGCCTCCCTCGGCGAGGTGTTCGTGTATCTTGTTGCCGACCTGGACCATCCGGTCGGCGACCCCGCGCAGGGTGTCGTTGTCGTTCATCGTCTTCCACAGCGAGGCCAGCGGGCCCGACAGGAGCTCGCTGGGCATAATCTGGAAGAAGTTGTCGTGGTCGGAAAAGCCCGCGGTGAGGTTCGTGTAGCTCGTTATCCAGGCGTTCGAGGAGTAACAGGCGGTGTCGTACCCCGCCGCCGACAGCGACTCCGCGAGCGTCGTGGCCCCCTCCAGATAGGGGTCCTCCTGGGTGGCCTCGTGTTCGCTCGGATAGAGGCCGGTGAACATCGAGGCGTGGACCGGCAGCGTCCACGGCGCCGGCGCGACGGCGCCTTCGAAGACGGCCGCCTCGTCGGCGAACTCGGCGAGGTTCGGTGTCGTCTCGAGCTCGTCGTCGTAGACGGTCAGGCGGTCCTTTCGGACCGTGTCCAGCACGACGAAGAGAACGTTGTCACCGTCCGTATCGCTCATACGCTACCAAAATCCGCCGCCGGGTTAATACAGTGTGTTTTTCGGTCCGGACGGTCGCCCGCTCGACGGAGCCCGAGAACGGCCTCTAGAACGGCGCTTCCGGGCCTTCGTCGTTGCCGCCCACGTCGCCGCCGCGGGAGTCGCCGCCGGGGAAGGAGGGGCTCATGCCGCCGTCGGCGCCGCCGGCCATTCCTTCGCCGCCTTCCATGCCGGTGCGGGCGACGACCTCGCTGATTTCGGGAATCTCCTTCGTCATGCGGGTCTTGATGGCCTGGATGGTCATCGGGGAGATGCCACAGCCGGAACAGGCCCCGCCCAGGCGGATGGTGACGCTGCCCTCTTCGCGGTCTATCTCCTCGATGGCCGCGCTGCCGCCGTGCATCTGAATCTGTGGGAAGTTCCGGCGCAGGAAGTTCGTGATTCGCTCGCGCAGGTCGTCCCCGTCCTCGGTTTCCGTGCTCATAGTAGCAAAACGTGGGGGCCGGGGAGGCTTAGACCTTTGGACTCTGACCACCCCGGGGCCGCAGACGCGCCGCGTCTGGCCGCCGAGCGAGCCGTCGCCCGGCGTCTGACGCAGGGCTGACGCGCCGAGGGGAGCCCCGTCACGTCGGGCGGTTTCACTTCCGGGCCGGTTGGCTGGCGTATATGCGTCACCCGCTCCATCGGACGGACATGTTCCAAGAACTGAAACGCCTCATCCGGCGGGGGACACGGGGTGGGCCCCTCCGGGAGTGTCGCCGCTGTGGCACGACGGTCGAGCACGCGACCGGAGACTGTCCGGCGTGTGAGTCGACCGATATCGCACAGTATGACATCTGAGACGCACGTCTGCCTCCCGTCGAATCTCGGCCGCGCGGTGTCCTTGAGAGGGAAGGATGTTTGCCTCCGGCGCTGTACCAGCACGACATGAGCGACAGCGACTCGGGCGGCCCCAAGCAGGTCTCCGACCCCGACTACCACAGCCAGAACCACACGGCGGCCCAGACCTGCGGCTGGACGGCCAACGCCTTGCGGGGCGAGGGGAAATGCTACAAGTACGCCTTCTACGGCATCGAATCCCATCGCTGCATCCAGATGACGCCCGTGGTCAAGTGCAACGAGCGCTGTGTCTTCTGCTGGCGCGACCACGCCGGCCACGCCTACGAGCTGGGCGACGTGGCGTGGGACGACCCCGCCGCCGTCGCAGACGCGAGCGTCGAACTCCAGCGGAAGCTCCTCTCGGGTTTTGGCGGCAACGACGAGGTGCCCCGAGAGGTGTTCGAGCAGGCGATGGAGCCCCGCCACGTCGCCATCTCGCTGGACGGCGAGCCGACCCTCTATCCCTATCTCCCCGAACTCATCGAGGAGTTCCACACACGCGACATCACCACGTTCCTCGTCTCGAACGGCACCGACCCCGAGATGCTGGCCCGGTGTGACCCGACACAGCTGTACGTCTCCGTCGACGCCCCCGACCGCAAGACGTTCGACAGCACGGTGAAGGCCGTCGAGGACGACGCCTGGCACAACCTCATCGACACGCTGGACGTGCTGGCCGGGAAAGACGACACCCGCACCGTCATCCGGAGCACGCTCGTGCGCGACGAGAACATGCACCATCCGGCGTGGTACGCGGCGATGTGTGACCGGGCCGACGCCGACTTCGTGGAGCTGAAGGCGTACATGCACGTGGGCCACTCGCGGGGCCGACTCGACAGGGAGTCGATGCCCAGCCACGAGGAGATTCTCGACTTCGCCGAGGAGATTGGGGCCTTCCTCCCCGACCACGACACCGTCAAGGAGGTCGAACCCTCCCGCGTGGCGATGCTCGCCCGCGACGCGGACACGTGGGTCCCGAAACTGAACAAGGACAGCGAGTTCTGGGCCGACGACCCGCTGGCCGAGTACTGACCGGACCGCAGTCCCCGACCGCGTCGTGACCGACACTATCCGGAACCGAGAGGTATACTAATCGCCACACCCGAACGGGCGTGTGTCCAGCCGGCTGTACACCGTCGGTCTGTTCGCCCTGCTGGCGACGCTGTGGGGCCTATCCTTCCTGGCTATCGAGGTCGGCCTGCGCTCGCTGGAGCCGGTGCTGTTTGCGGCCTTTCGCTACGGTATCGCCGCCGTGCTCCTGCTGGGGATGGCGCTTGCCCGCCGGGAGGACTGGCGGCCCACGGGGCGGCCGGACGTCGACGCCATCGTCGGCGGCGGCGCCTTCCTCGTGGCCGGCAACGCGCTCCTGTTCGTCGGCCAGCAGACCGTTCCCAGCGGCGTCGCG
Proteins encoded:
- a CDS encoding NifU family protein; translation: MSTETEDGDDLRERITNFLRRNFPQIQMHGGSAAIEEIDREEGSVTIRLGGACSGCGISPMTIQAIKTRMTKEIPEISEVVARTGMEGGEGMAGGADGGMSPSFPGGDSRGGDVGGNDEGPEAPF
- a CDS encoding ketopantoate reductase family protein; its protein translation is MDIAVVGAGSLGSLLGGLLAREHDVTLVGRDPHMQRVAAEGLRVAGVEQFRVTPAARTDVPDSADLAVVAVKSHDTAAVADQLAGCELGACLSVQNGMGNEATLAAALDCPVLAGTCTYGARLDEPGTVAFTGRGEVVLGPPAGGRSETAERVGAAFGGAGVETTVAADMPSRLWAKLAVNAAINAATALARVENGALADGPGAALAADAARETARVAREQGVDLADERAVELTRQVVRDTAANRSSMLQDVEAGRATEIDAINGYVVAAADGPVPVNETLTRLVRTRERAD
- the twy1 gene encoding 4-demethylwyosine synthase TYW1; this encodes MSDSDSGGPKQVSDPDYHSQNHTAAQTCGWTANALRGEGKCYKYAFYGIESHRCIQMTPVVKCNERCVFCWRDHAGHAYELGDVAWDDPAAVADASVELQRKLLSGFGGNDEVPREVFEQAMEPRHVAISLDGEPTLYPYLPELIEEFHTRDITTFLVSNGTDPEMLARCDPTQLYVSVDAPDRKTFDSTVKAVEDDAWHNLIDTLDVLAGKDDTRTVIRSTLVRDENMHHPAWYAAMCDRADADFVELKAYMHVGHSRGRLDRESMPSHEEILDFAEEIGAFLPDHDTVKEVEPSRVAMLARDADTWVPKLNKDSEFWADDPLAEY
- a CDS encoding DUF7130 family rubredoxin-like protein — encoded protein: MTDMFATADQEDLAFGMTVYDESGEELGTIRGFDKHGFYVSVEDGIQSLTDDHRTTGAAGEAELMWRCWECGAMGEIDEDIPETCPDCGAPKEEIYYWTED
- a CDS encoding sulfatase, which encodes MSDTDGDNVLFVVLDTVRKDRLTVYDDELETTPNLAEFADEAAVFEGAVAPAPWTLPVHASMFTGLYPSEHEATQEDPYLEGATTLAESLSAAGYDTACYSSNAWITSYTNLTAGFSDHDNFFQIMPSELLSGPLASLWKTMNDNDTLRGVADRMVQVGNKIHEHLAEGGGGDTKTPQVIDKTIDFVDESDDFFAFINLMDAHLPYHPPEEYAERFAPGVDPTEVCQNSKEFNCGARDIDDDEWDDIRGLYDAELAHIDDQLDRLFSHLKETGQWEDTTVVVCADHGELFGEHGLYGHEFGIYDPLVNVPLMVKHPDIEPERDDETTVELVDLYHTVLDAAGAEGRGEPLQSARSLLSADYRDFAEETGGVPRGDVGFVEYHQPVVELRQLEGKASGAGIELDEQSRFYSRMGAARTTEEKYIHCTRIPDEAYHVGRDPGETENLVGTDDEPEHLRRALFEFVDAVGATWPDEADGADGDVLSGMDGETKDRLQDLGYLE
- a CDS encoding lysylphosphatidylglycerol synthase transmembrane domain-containing protein, giving the protein MSSDSSALDLLDRRTVAQILLGFLVAGGVLALLVDFVGTEGVLAGLRRADLGWLALACLSTAVCLTAWGKAWQIVLGVAGIEESFPKLVVTYYAATFANYVTPLGQAGGEPFIAYVLSRDTDASYQDSLASVVTADLLNLFPFVTFSGVGFAALLYGSSLPAAIEPLAGGLVVLSVGVPLVTAVGWRYRDRLRAAILRAAAPLVGRLPVFSLDGLRERIRETESAFERIARDRRALAKALSVSYIGWVFFALPLYFSAQAVGAELPLLLVFFIVPASTLAGLVPSPGGSGAVETALVVLVVALTAVGGTDAAVIAILYRVASYLFALVLGGVAALYVLRRN